Sequence from the Populus nigra chromosome 17, ddPopNigr1.1, whole genome shotgun sequence genome:
GGTTCTTTCACATCATATCACCATGATTCCAATCAAGcagcaaaaaaatgaaaaaaagcaggtaaattatcaatataaaatacaaatcaataagaaaataatataaattatatattaaaattttatctaataaattaaattattaaattaaaataattatttaatacagTATCAAgttttaatgattaaataatTACTAGTTTGAATCTTACCATGcatctttattatatttaataaaaattaaatgtaaggTAGTGTGAATCTGTTCAAGTTTCAAACTCAAAAAACTTTTACTTAACAAGATGTATACATCTTTTAAATCTCATttaacaacttaattttttaaattaaattgatttttgaagacAAGCAAGCATCCATCGTCCATGGTGAGAAAATTGGAAGGAAGGGACTGATGAAGTGTGCTTCCAAGGACAAGCAAGGATGCTTAAGACTAACCCCCGAGTACTGTTCGTCTTCGTTAGCTGAtccattgtttgtttttttttgggttatttttttgggcTCGGCTCATTTCTAGAGAAAACCCTAGTTTgttcgaaagaaaaaaaaaaagaaaaagatagagCTCCCTTTGACACCCccgtttaattaaatttattttaaaaaggaaagcatatttttcaaatattcaaaTTCCAGTCGAATAACTTGgcttaagtttttattaatttatcataattataaaccAGTCATGATCATGAAAATAATTGggcataataataaaaatattaaaataaaataaagaaatatcaaTAGCATGTAAATTGAGCTCCTTTTATGAGTTTGTTTACCAAGTTAGATGTAAGATTATTTACAATTTTTAAGGTGGTTTTTGCTTACTAAAATTAGGATAGAAGAGAttgtattttgaagaaaaaattcattctaaaattattccaagaatatatttatatttttgtctctgtatttataataaaatatatttctgtCTTTATTATCCCCATTTCAGAACAACAAAACACCatctaaaattacaaatttaacaaGCCAGTTTATGAGTCTAAACCTAATATATGTATCGAGTTAAAGTCATTCGTAGaatgagtttaaaaaacaatatattttattattttagaccTAATGGAGTTGAATTTCTTTAGATCCttcaaattaatgaaaaaaacaatagtaAAACCAATTACTTTTCATTTCAgccaaaattaaatataatttttaaaaattaaaaatttatctcatCCAATCGAATACTCCTCTTCACTACATGACTCATCATTATCGATTTTAGTTTCAGCCCTATTAATATCATCGTTCACGTCATCCCTTTTATTAGAGCTATACAGGAAAGTTGAATCTTCTAGCTTAATGAAGGGATCACCACCAAGAGAAAGATTGTGGATGCAGCAATTGTAAGGTGTCCTATCTTCATCAATAACGAGTTGGCCATGCATATATATTGGTTTATGCTGTGTGAAAATCATGCTCCCAGCATCTGTAGCTGATGATATTTGTTATTGTTGGATCGTTGAATGTTCATTAATTGCCTACTGATCATGTGATATTCTGCACCTTTTGATACTTTGTATCGTTAATCTTGTGGCGAAAGATGGAGATTGGAGTCTCTTTTATGCTTAAGTTAATGTGATTGTTGCATAACCGGTCATGTGGTTTCTGCACTGTTCATGGATATGATTTCGTGGATACCTTTCTTGCAAAAAGATGTGATTTCTAGCAGTCAAAGTGGCACTTATGTGGTGAAATGGTCCTGCAGATGAGTTAGTGTTGCAGAAATGGGTGTTTTGCCTGCAAGATTAACCTCAGTACAAAAATGATCACTCTAGCTAGTTATGGCCATCGAAAGGAAGCCCTCGCACATTTCTCGAATCATCAGGCTTTTGATTTGTGCTCTCGTATTCGTATTATTTCAGGTTTTCTCTGAAGTTTTGGTTCGTGTCAAGTTCCAAGAACATTTTGTTTCTTGAGATTGATGCTGTACTATTCCAAAGAATTCAAAAGATGCCCACTGGCTCATGAATACATTTCACTACAGATACTCTTGCCAGGAAAATCAAGCCCGTGCAGGACCCAAACAAGTGCCACAGAGGACAAAGCTACTGGCACTGGGCCAAACATCCACGCCAATAAAGGAAAGGTGATGCTTAGGACCCGATTGCCCATAAGAGCCAGCATGAAACCTCGTTCAAATACTGTTTGTGTATATGTAGGTGATGGTGAGAACTCACGAGAGGCAGCATTTATCAAGAAATTAGCATCAATCAAGAATGCAAGTCCCATTGAGCTGCATAAGAAGCTTACCAAGAGAAATAGCGAGGCTGACCCAAATTTCAGAACATAGAGTTTCCCAGATTGTGAGCCAAAAAAGGCACTGCCACTGAGGAGATGACTTGCTTTATAGTTGTTGTTGGTCAAAGCAGCCAGTGCCAGGTTTATGACAACGGCTGTTGCAGCAGTTAATATAGTTGTCATCTGAGCATTTCTCAGGCTTTGCACTGCTAGCATACCAGTCCTGTTATCACCCTGTTTTTCAACAAAACACAAACAACACATCTCAGCAAATATCATGAAAGGCTGTTGGAATTTGGTAGTTTGGATCGGTAATTACCTCTTTCAATTGTACAAACCATGTTTTTCTCTTCAATGCTGCAATTCCTTCAGTAATTTGAGATGGTTTGTTCTTGAAGCAATGCCATAGATAGGCATGGTAACCAACCATGAGGAAGAGACTCAGAGGGGCTAATATCGTGTCTAGATAATCAATGACACCCATCTTTCTGCCAAGGCATTCAGGAGGCCTGGTTTTAAAGCCAAAACTAGATGCCTGCATATCTGTGTTATGGCTAACATGGTAGTGGAATTTAGGTCATGATGTGTAATGCATGGTAtactttttattcttatgttaCTAGGGTGTCTGTTGTGGAATATGTAT
This genomic interval carries:
- the LOC133676493 gene encoding uncharacterized protein LOC133676493, which produces MQASSFGFKTRPPECLGRKMGVIDYLDTILAPLSLFLMVGYHAYLWHCFKNKPSQITEGIAALKRKTWFVQLKEGDNRTGMLAVQSLRNAQMTTILTAATAVVINLALAALTNNNYKASHLLSGSAFFGSQSGKLYVLKFGSASLFLLVSFLCSSMGLAFLIDANFLINAASREFSPSPTYTQTVFERGFMLALMGNRVLSITFPLLAWMFGPVPVALSSVALVWVLHGLDFPGKSICSEMYS